Proteins encoded within one genomic window of Theobroma cacao cultivar B97-61/B2 chromosome 7, Criollo_cocoa_genome_V2, whole genome shotgun sequence:
- the LOC18593797 gene encoding universal stress protein PHOS32 isoform X2, whose translation MNPSDNSDHPQLPTIKIHHPSSPHHPTSTATPTAGARRKIGVAVDLSEESAFAVRWSVQNYIRPGDAVILLHVSPTSVLFGADWGPLPHTPQTPETPQSQKQLEDDFDAFTASKAADLARPLKESGFPFKIHIVKDHDMRERLCLEVERLGLSAVIMGSRGFGAEKRGSDGRLGSVSDYCVHHCVCPVVVVRYPEDKDGGNGEPVVTVKEAEVEEEGGKDA comes from the exons atgaatccCTCAGACAACAGTGACCACCCTCAACTCCCAACAATCAAGATCCACCACCCATCCTCCCCTCACCACCCAACCTCCACCGCCACCCCCACCGCCGGCGCCCGCCGCAAGATCGGCGTAGCCGTTGACCTCTCCGAAGAATCCGCCTTCGCCGTCCGCTGGTCCGTCCAGAACTACATCCGACCCGGTGACGCTGTCATCCTCCTCCACGTGTCACCCACCTCCGTACTCTTCGGAGCCGATTGGGGCCCACTCCCCCACACCCCACAAACCCCGGAAACCCCGCAGTCCCAAAAGCAGCTGGAAGACGATTTTGATGCCTTCACGGCTTCAAAGGCGGCGGATTTGGCCAGACCCTTGAAGGAATCAGGGTTTCCCTTTAAGATTCATATAGTGAAAGATCATGATATGAGGGAAAGATTGTGTCTTGAGGTGGAGAGGTTGGGGTTGAGTGCTGTTATAATGGGGAGTAGAGGGTTTGGAGCTGAGAAAAGAGGCAGTGATGGAAGGTTGGGAAGTGTTAGTGATTATTGTGTGCATCACTGTGTTTGTCCTGTTGTTGTTGTTAGGTATCCTGAAGATAAAGATGGCGGGAATGGCGAGCCCGTGGTGACGGTTAAGGAGGCTGAGGTGGAGGAGGAAGGTGGCAAAG ATGCTTAG
- the LOC18593797 gene encoding universal stress protein PHOS32 isoform X1, which produces MNPSDNSDHPQLPTIKIHHPSSPHHPTSTATPTAGARRKIGVAVDLSEESAFAVRWSVQNYIRPGDAVILLHVSPTSVLFGADWGPLPHTPQTPETPQSQKQLEDDFDAFTASKAADLARPLKESGFPFKIHIVKDHDMRERLCLEVERLGLSAVIMGSRGFGAEKRGSDGRLGSVSDYCVHHCVCPVVVVRYPEDKDGGNGEPVVTVKEAEVEEEGGKDDE; this is translated from the exons atgaatccCTCAGACAACAGTGACCACCCTCAACTCCCAACAATCAAGATCCACCACCCATCCTCCCCTCACCACCCAACCTCCACCGCCACCCCCACCGCCGGCGCCCGCCGCAAGATCGGCGTAGCCGTTGACCTCTCCGAAGAATCCGCCTTCGCCGTCCGCTGGTCCGTCCAGAACTACATCCGACCCGGTGACGCTGTCATCCTCCTCCACGTGTCACCCACCTCCGTACTCTTCGGAGCCGATTGGGGCCCACTCCCCCACACCCCACAAACCCCGGAAACCCCGCAGTCCCAAAAGCAGCTGGAAGACGATTTTGATGCCTTCACGGCTTCAAAGGCGGCGGATTTGGCCAGACCCTTGAAGGAATCAGGGTTTCCCTTTAAGATTCATATAGTGAAAGATCATGATATGAGGGAAAGATTGTGTCTTGAGGTGGAGAGGTTGGGGTTGAGTGCTGTTATAATGGGGAGTAGAGGGTTTGGAGCTGAGAAAAGAGGCAGTGATGGAAGGTTGGGAAGTGTTAGTGATTATTGTGTGCATCACTGTGTTTGTCCTGTTGTTGTTGTTAGGTATCCTGAAGATAAAGATGGCGGGAATGGCGAGCCCGTGGTGACGGTTAAGGAGGCTGAGGTGGAGGAGGAAGGTGGCAAAG ATGACGAGTAG